The Solanum lycopersicum chromosome 9, SLM_r2.1 genome window below encodes:
- the LOC101265574 gene encoding GDSL esterase/lipase At5g03820-like encodes MGFLMSVLSGFLLAMVFSVSNGDPLVPALCIFGDSVVDVGNNNNLSTLIKANFPPYGRDFVNHKPTGRFCNGKLATDYTAEYLGFTSYPPAYLSREARGKKVLTGVNFASAASGYYERTARLFRALTLTRQLKYYKLWQRKVVNLVGRTNATNIFSRGIHILSAGSSDFMQNYYINPLLNRVYSPAQFSDILMKSYSTFVQNLYDLGARRIGVTTLPPTGCLPAAVTLFGRGTNECVAKLNKDAISFNKKLNRTSEKLKSKLPGIKLVVFDIYQPLFDLIIKPAESGFFESRKACCGTGTLETSFLCNARSIGTCSNATNYVFWDGFHPSQSANEKLAQSLLEQGFDLIS; translated from the exons ATGGGGTTCTTGATGTCTGTCTTAAGCGGTTTTCTCCTCGCGATGGTATTTTCTGTATCTAATGGAGACCCTTTAGTTCCAGCATTGTGTATATTTGGTGACTCTGTAGTTGATGTTGGAAACAATAACAACTTAAGCACTCTCATCAAGGCAAATTTTCCGCCTTATGGAAGAGATTTTGTTAACCATAAACCTACCGGAAGGTTCTGCAATGGAAAGCTGGCCACAGACTACACTG CTGAATATCTTGGGTTCACTTCATACCCACCGGCTTACCTGAGCCGAGAAGCTAGAGGGAAAAAAGTTCTTACTGGTGTCAATTTTGCCTCTGCTGCTTCTGGTTATTATGAAAGGACTGCTCGACTGTTT CGTGCTCTGACGTTGACACGTCAACTTAAATATTATAAGTTGTGGCAAAGGAAAGTAGTGAATCTGGTAGGGAGGACCAATGCTACTAACATTTTCTCAAGAGGAATACATATTTTAAGTGCAGGAAGCAGTGATTTCATGCAAAACTACTATATAAATCCACTACTCAACAGAGTCTACTCACCTGCTCAGTTCTCAGATATCCTCATGAAGTCTTACTCTACATTCGTTCAG AACCTCTATGATCTGGGAGCAAGGAGGATTGGGGTTACAACTCTGCCACCAACTGGTTGTTTGCCAGCTGCCGTTACTTTGTTCGGCAGAGGAACCAACGAGTGTGTTGCAAAACTGAACAAAGATGCTATCTCTTTCAACAAGAAGCTAAACAGGACATCTGAAAAGTTAAAGAGCAAGCTTCCTGGCATCAAGCTTGTAGTCTTCGACATCTACCAACCTCTCTTTGATCTGATCATAAAACCTGCAGAAAGTG GATTTTTCGAATCAAGAAAGGCTTGCTGCGGGACTGGTACACTAGAAACATCATTCCTTTGTAATGCTAGGTCCATCGGAACATGCTCCAATGCTACAAATTATGTCTTCTGGGATGGATTTCATCCCTCACAATCGGCAAATGAGAAGTTAGCTCAAAGTCTGTTGGAGCAGGGTTTTGACCTCATATCTTAA
- the LOC101250834 gene encoding E3 ubiquitin-protein ligase UPL7, with the protein MSEPRKNQVSLRGSSAKEISRDVLLEKVSQERALRNFTRRATSAARLIQRAWHRYHVKKRIALEFQQQWESLINSHLSPLKKSSISSQVLRPFIFFTTFLLARYPRIQPREKDCIRSCFGVILESINSTNPNENFCSMATGTAEERKVWNYQAKKLITICLFILTEYDNSCHKSNDELLASLAMRLAVILTDVKGWKCISNTNIQGALMAVRDLVQFMGSIKSGLYNSVRRYICKLETPSSVQVTLSSQTDEKLLITASAITLALRPFHVVNLVADDTNDLLEVQSAAEQYCIYLLTIPWFAQRLPVVLIPPLKHKSVLTPCLRILLMSKEKILKEMSDMDQMTSSSHNRVMPPVGWALGNFIYLAAGSESNNLDSGKLVSGLDRQSYVHVVIMLTEKLLYQIESAGWVRKENQEVQGDGNSVEVETTFGSLKMSYMSLFKPVWLQRHLMELLVLEKDGLIQKAESLPLCGAESSGSFELLDVAYYYSWMLRVFSILNPVLGAMPVLNMLSFTPGFLSNLWATLDELLFQGKNLVSKGKYLDESTISENRILEASERKQKHSSKDIGSKWASVFLKITGKSQTEFRSVDPVDGKSKAVHIDKHYSDMWDIELLRQGPDGLSKDLSCLLHLFCASYSHLLLVLDDLEFYEKQVPFTLEQQQKIVSVLNTLVYNTISHSTGPKSRPLTDSAIKCLHLLYERDCRHQFCPPTLWLSPGRNNRPPIAVAARTHEVLSATSNGDDASTTLSMGSIITVIPHIFPFEERVEMFREFINMDKASRKMAGEVLGPGGRSVEIVIRRGHIIEDGFQQLNNLGSRLKSGIHVSFVNESGLPEAGLDYGGLSKEFLTEIAKAAFSPEYGLFTQTLTSDRHLIPNTAARFLDNGIQMIEFLGRIVGKALYEGILLDYSFSHVFVQKLLGRYSFLDELSTLDPELYRNLMYVKHYDGDVKDLALDFTVMEESLGKHIVIELKPGGKDISVTKENMLQYVHAMADFKLNRQILPFSNAFYRGLTDLISPSWLKLFNASEFNQLLSGGNHDIDIDDLRKNTRYTGGYTEGSRTVKLFWEVFASFEPKERCLLLKFVTSCSRAPLLGFKYLQPTFTIHKVSCDLPLLATFGGQDVDRLPSASTCYNTLKLPTYKRQNTLRAKLLYAINSNAGFELS; encoded by the exons ATGAGCGAACCTCGAAAGAACCAG GTTTCATTGCGAGGATCAAGTGCGAAGGAGATTTCGAGGGATGTGCTTTTGGAAAAAGTTTCACAAGAGAGAGCGTTGAGGAATTTTACTCGGCGAGCTACATCTGCTGCGCGGTTAATCCAG AGAGCTTGGCATCGTTATCATGTTAAAAAACGTATAGCCCTTGAGTTTCAGCAGCAGTGGGAATCGTTGATAAATAGTCATCTTTCTCCTCTAAAGAAATCGTCTATATCCAGCCAAGTTCTGAggccttttattttctttactacATTCTTGTTGGCGCGATATCCAAGAATTCAACCCAGAGAAAAAGATTGCATCAGGAGTTGCTTTGGAGTTATCCTGGAGAGCATAAACTCAACAA atCCCAATGAAAACTTTTGCTCAATGGCTACTGGAACCGCGGAAGAGAGAAAAGTTTGGAATTATCAGGCAAAGAAGTTGATTACCATTTGCTTGTTTATTTTAACAGAATATGATAATTCTTGTCACAAGAGTAACGATGAGCTACTTGCATCATTAGCAATGCGCTTGGCAGTAATTCTGACTGATGTGAAAGGTTGGAAATGCATCAGCAACACCAATATACAGGGTGCATTAATGGCTGTTAGGGATTTAGTTCAGTTCATGGGAAGTATTAAAAGTGGACTATACAATTCTGTAAGGAGGTATATTTGTAAACTTGAGACTCCTAGTTCTGTTCAGGTGACTTTGTCTTCTCAGACAGATGAGAAGTTACTGATAACTGCAAGTGCAATTACTTTAGCATTACGGCCATTTCATGTCGTGAATCTAGTTGCGGATGATACAAATGACTTGCTAGAAGTTCAGAGTGCTGCGGAGCAATACTGTATTTATCTACTCACAATACCGTGGTTTGCTCAACGGTTACCAGTAGTGTTGATTCCTCCTTTGAAACACAAGTCTGTGTTAACACCTTGCTTGAGGATACTATTG ATGTCGAAGGAGAAAATTCTAAAGGAAATGTCAGATATGGATCAGATGACAAGTTCTTCTCACAACAGGGTGATGCCACCAGTTGGTTGGGCTCTTGGAAATTTTATATACCTTGCTGCAGGCAGTGAAAGCAATAACTTAGATTCTGGAAAGTTAGTGTCCGGTTTAGACCGTCAATCCTATGTCCATGTAGTGATTATGCTGACGGAGAAATTATTATACCAGATTGAAAGTGCTGGATGGGTGAGAAAGGAGAACCAAGAAGTTCAAGGTGACGGAAATTCTGTTGAAGTCGAGACAACTTTTGGATCCTTAAAGATGTCGTACATGAGCCTCTTTAAGCCTGTTTGGCTGCAGAGACATTTGATGGAACTTTTAGTGTTGGAGAAAGATGGTCTCATTCAGAAAGCTGAAAGTTTACCCTTATGCGGAGCAGAATCTTCTGGGAGCTTTGAATTGCTTGATGTTGCTTACTACTATTCATGGATGCTCAgagtattttctattttgaatcCGGTGCTAGGGGCAATGCCAGTCCTCAACATGCTGTCTTTTACTCCCGGGTTTCTTTCCAACCTGTGGGCAACCCTCGATGAATTACTTTTTCAAGGAAAGAATCTTGTCAGTAAGGGCAAATATTTGGATGAAAGTACAATTTCTGAAAACAGGATTCTTGAGGCTTCTGAGAGAAAGCAAAAACATTCTTCTAAAGATATAGGCAGCAAATGGGCTAGCGTGTTTCTAAAGATAACTGGGAAATCACAAACTGAGTTCAGAAGTGTGGATCCggttgatggaaaatcaaaagCAGTGCACATTGACAAGCATTATTCTGATATGTGGGACATTGAATTGCTAAGGCAGGGTCCTGATGGCCTATCAAAAGATTTGTCTTGTCTACTACATCTGTTTTGCGCTAGTTATTCACACCTGTTGTTAGTTCTTGATGACCTAGAGTTTTATGAGAAACAG GTCCCCTTTACATTGGAGCAGCAGCAGAAAATTGTGTCGGTGCTGAATACATTGGTTTATAATACAATTTCGCACAGTACTGGTCCTAAAAGTAGACCTCTGACAGATTCTGCTATCAAATGTCTTCATTTATTGTATGAAAGGGATTGCAGGCACCAATTTTGCCCTCCCACTTTGTGGCTTTCACCAGGTAGAAATAATCGGCCACCCATTGCTGTAGCTGCTAGGACTCATGAGGTTTTGTCAGCTACTTCAAACGGTGATGATGCCTCAACCACTTTGAGCATGGGCTCCATCATTACTGTTATCCCACACATCTTCCCATTTGAAGAAAG GGTTGAGATGTTTAGAGAATTCATCAACATGGACAAGGCATCGAGAAAAATGGCTGGTGAAGTTCTTGGACCTGGTGGACGTTCCGTCGAGATAGTAATTCGTCGTGGTCATATTATTGAAGATGGATTTCAGCAATTAAATAACTTAGGATCAAGGTTAAAGTCCGGCATCCACGTCTCTTTCGTGAATGAGTCTGGTCTTCCAGAGGCTGGCCTGGACTATGGTGGGCTATCCAAGGAATTCTTGACAGAAATAGCCAAAGCAGCCTTCTCACCTGA GTATGGGCTATTCACACAGACCTTGACTTCAGATAGACATCTAATTCCTAATACAGCTGCAAGATTTTTGGACAATGGAATTCAAATGATCGAGTTTCTGGGGAGAATCGTTGGCAAAGCACTCTATGAAGGAATATTGCTAGATTATTCCTTTTCACATGTTTTTGTCCAAAAGCTGTTGGGCCGCTATAGCTTTCTTGATGAATTGTCTACACTTGATCCTGAGCTATACAGGAATCTTATGTATGTTAAG CACTATGATGGTGATGTCAAGGACCTCGCATTGGATTTTACAGTTATGGAGGAGTCATTGGGCAAACACATTGTTATTGAGCTTAAACCTGGTGGCAAGGATATTTCtgtaacaaaagaaaacatgtTGCAATATGTTCATGCAATGGcagattttaaattaaatcggCAG ATACTTCCTTTCTCAAATGCATTTTATAGAGGACTGACGGACCTTATATCCCCTTCCTGGTTAAAGTTGTTTAACGCAAGTGAATTTAATCAG TTGCTTTCAGGGGGAAACCATGATATTGACATTGATGATTTAAGGAAGAATACACGCTATACTGGAGGTTATACTGAAGGAAGTCGGACAGTTAAACTCTTCTGGGAG GTATTTGCAAGTTTTGAACCAAAAGAACGGTGTTTGCTGCTTAAGTTTGTGACTAGTTGTTCGCGAGCTCCTTTGCTTGGGTTCAAATATCTGCAGCCAACCTTCACCATTCACAAG GTTTCTTGTGATTTGCCACTATTGGCGACATTCGGGGGACAGGATGTTGATCGGCTCCCTTCAGCTTCTACTTGCTACAACACCCTCAAG CTTCCAACATACAAACGCCAAAATACCTTGAGAGCAAAGCTTCTATATGCTATCAATTCCAATGCTGGTTTCGAACTTTCATAA
- the LOC101250540 gene encoding probable glycosyltransferase At5g03795 isoform X2, translated as MKICSSWCTKSASTKLLCIMIPFILISIYFAFGNSKNSSFSTSTWFFNSGKNISGDGGGERPELVAVNGGADREEAILEDYSFFNSSNSFSPLTAEADQESQEQFQENQVITQKNVTFNISLEKPHELSSLNETHALQIEPKIKKKFTNLEKLEVKLGKARAAIKEAATFGNQTDDSDYVPSGPMYWNAKAFHRSYLEMEKELKVFVYEEGEQPIFHNGPCKSIYAMEGNFIYQMETSKFRTRDPEKAHVFFLPISVTSIVHFIYDRNSRGHWDPMRQTVMDYINLVSGKYPYWNRSLGADHFMLACHDWGPELSKSVPELFKNSIRALCNANTSEGFKPSKDVSFPEILLPGGTMNGLLGGPSPSRRSILAFFAGGLHGPIRPILLEHWENKDDDIQVHKYLPKGVSYYGMLRNSKFCLCPSGYEVASPRMVEALYTGCVPVLLKDHYVPPFSDVLNWKSFSVEVPVDRIPDLKKILSGISTRQYIRLQRRGKQVRRHFEVNMFAKRYDVFHMILHSVWLRRLNMRLHGLEYL; from the exons atgaagatttgTTCATCATGGTGTACTAAATCAGCATCAACAAaacttttatgtattatgattccatttattttaatttcaatttattttgcaTTTGGAAATTCAAAGAATTCATCTTTTTCAACTTCAACTTGGTTTTTCAATTCAG GAAAAAATATTTCCGGCGACGGCGGCGGTGAGCGGCCGGAGTTGGTGGCGGTCAACGGTGGCGCTGACCGTGAAGAAGCTATTTTGGAagattatagtttttttaatagtaGTAATAGTTTTTCTCCACTTACTGCTGAAGCTGATCAAGAATCTCAAGAAcaatttcaagaaaatcaa GTTATTACACAAAAGAATGTAACTTTTAACATTTCATTGGAGAAACCACATGAGTTGTCATCTTTGAATGAAACTcatgcacttcaaattgaacccaaaatcaagaaaaagtttACTAATTTGGAGAAGTTAGAAGTCAAATTGGGAAAAGCTCGAGCCGCCATCAAAGAAGCTGCTACGTTTGGAAATCAAACGGATGATTCGGACTATGTTCCATCTGGTCCAATGTATTGGAATGCCAAAGCATTTCATAG GAGTTACTTGGAAATGGAAAAGGAATTGAAGGTATTCGTGTACGAAGAGGGAGAGCAGCCTATTTTTCACAATGGTCCGTGCAAAAGTATATACGCGATGGAGGGGAACTTTATTTATCAAATGGAGACGAGTAAATTCAGGACTAGAGACCCCGAGAAAGCTCATGTGTTCTTCTTACCTATCAGTGTGACATCGATAGTTCACTTCATATACGATAGAAACTCCAGAGGACATTGGGATCCGATGAGACAAACCGTTATGGATTACATCAATCTTGTTTCTGGGAAATATCCTTATTGGAATCGAAGCCTAGGCGCAGATCATTTCATGCTCGCGTGCCACGATTGG GGGCCTGAACTTTCAAAGTCTGTTCCTGAGCTATTCAAGAACTCAATTCGAGCGTTATGCAATGCTAATACCTCGGAAGGATTCAAGCCTTCCAAAGATGTATCCTTCCCAGAGATCCTCCTCCCGGGAGGTACGATGAATGGCCTGCTCGGTGGTCCTTCTCCATCACGTAGATCAATCTTGGCGTTCTTTGCTGGAGGGCTTCATGGACCTATACGTCCTATACTTCTCGAGCATTGGGAAAACAAAGACGATGACATCCAAGTCCATAAGTACCTACCAAAAGGCGTCTCATACTATGGCATGCTAAGAAACAGTAAGTTTTGCCTTTGTCCTAGTGGTTATGAAGTCGCGAGTCCACGAATGGTTGAAGCACTCTACACGGGATGTGTCCCCGTCCTCCTTAAGGACCATTACGTGCCACCATTTAGCGATGTTTTGAACTGGAAATCGTTCTCAGTTGAAGTCCCCGTTGATCGAATCCCCGACTTGAAGAAAATTCTGTCTGGGATTTCAACAAGGCAATATATAAGGTTGCAAAGAAGAGGTAAACAAGTTAGGAGACATTTTGAAGTTAATATGTTTGCAAAAAGATATGATGTTTTTCATATGATACTTCATTCTGTTTGGCTTAGAAGATTGAATATGAGACTTCATGGTCTTGAATATTTGTGA
- the LOC101250248 gene encoding GTP-binding protein At2g22870 — MQIASKCRLFHSHFFSIFPQSIKPRNPFSPKIQKNPQFSIYASSSRTFNSSSSSASILARKVLFMAPGVEPEDIKEDMILPGSNIVVGPYAGDAKIKEVEFVKSSNKPKDCPKDERPEFAMLGRSNVGKSSLINALVKKKEVALTSKKPGKTQLINHFLVNKSWYIVDLPGYGFANASEAARMDWSSFTKGYFLNRDTLVSVLLLIDASVPPQKIDLDCANWLGRNKIPITFVFTKCDKMKGGKAKRPDQNIRDFQELIRQNYNHQPPWIMTSSVSGLGRDELLLHMSQLRNYWNNE, encoded by the exons ATGCAAATAGCATCAAAATGCCGTCTCTTTCATTCCCATTTCTTCTCCATCTTCCCTCAATCCATCAAACCCAGAAACCCTTTTTCtcccaaaatccaaaaaaatccCCAATTCAGTATTTATGCATCATCTTCAAGAACCTtcaactcttcttcttcttcagctTCAATATTGGCCAGGAAAGTACTTTTTATGGCGCCTGGAGTTGAACCAGAAGATATTAAGGAAGATATGATTTTACCCGGATCCAATATAGTTGTCGGACCCTATGCAGGTGATGCGAAGATTAAAGAGGTTGAGTTTGTGAAGAGTAGTAATAAGCCTAAAGATTGTCCTAAAGATGAAAGACCTGAATTTGCTATGTTGGGTCGGTCTAATGTTGGCAAATCATCCCTTATTAATGCTTTGGTTAAGAAGAAAGAAGTTGCTCTTACTTCTAAGAAACCAG GGAAGACTCAGCTGATTAATCATTTTTTGGTGAACAAGAGTTGGTACATTGTGGATTTGCCTGGTTATGG TTTTGCTAATGCTTCTGAAGCTGCTAGAATGGATTGGTCCTCCTTCACAAAAGGTTACTTTTTGAATCGAGATACCTTGGTGTCGGTTCTGCTTTTAATTGATGCTAGTGTACCCCCTCAGAAGATTGACCTTGATTGTGCTAATTGGCTTGGACGCAATAAG ATACCAATTACATTCGTTTTCACGAAGTGTGACAAAATGAAGGGAGGGAAGGCGAAAAGGCCCGATCAGAATATTAGAGATTTCCAAGAGCTAATCAGGCAGAATTACAATCATCAACCTCCATGGATAATGACTAGTAGTGTCTCTGGTTTGGGCAGGGATGAGCTACTTCTACATATGTCACAGCTGCGAAACTATTGGAACAACGAGTAG
- the LOC138338258 gene encoding ethylene receptor 2-like — protein MEIVKVVVDQVIVALSHATVLEELMREKLEARNGLQQQAKENVVKASQTRYSFQNLMNNGMRRPMHSILGLLSILQDENTSTNQKIIIDTMVRMSTVLLNLINDAMDIPDKDEGRFPVKMMSF, from the coding sequence ATGGAGATAGTGAAAGTAGTTGTTGATCAGGTCATTGTGGCTCTATCCCATGCGACTGTTCTTGAAGAGTTAATGAGGGAGAAACTAGAAGCGAGGAACGGTTTGCAGCAACAGGCTAAGGAGAATGTTGTGAAGGCAAGCCAGACAAGGTATTCGTTTCAGAATTTAATGAACAATGGGATGAGACGACCAATGCACTCGATTTTGGGTTTGCTTTCCATACTTCAAGATGAGAACACAAGCACTAACCAGAAGATTATTATCGATACAATGGTGAGAATGAGCACCGTTTTGTTAAACTTAATAAATGATGCAATGGATATACCTGACAAAGACGAAGGGAGGTTCCCAGTAAAAATGATGTCGTTTTAG
- the LOC101250540 gene encoding probable glycosyltransferase At5g03795 isoform X1, whose protein sequence is MKICSSWCTKSASTKLLCIMIPFILISIYFAFGNSKNSSFSTSTWFFNSGKNISGDGGGERPELVAVNGGADREEAILEDYSFFNSSNSFSPLTAEADQESQEQFQENQQVITQKNVTFNISLEKPHELSSLNETHALQIEPKIKKKFTNLEKLEVKLGKARAAIKEAATFGNQTDDSDYVPSGPMYWNAKAFHRSYLEMEKELKVFVYEEGEQPIFHNGPCKSIYAMEGNFIYQMETSKFRTRDPEKAHVFFLPISVTSIVHFIYDRNSRGHWDPMRQTVMDYINLVSGKYPYWNRSLGADHFMLACHDWGPELSKSVPELFKNSIRALCNANTSEGFKPSKDVSFPEILLPGGTMNGLLGGPSPSRRSILAFFAGGLHGPIRPILLEHWENKDDDIQVHKYLPKGVSYYGMLRNSKFCLCPSGYEVASPRMVEALYTGCVPVLLKDHYVPPFSDVLNWKSFSVEVPVDRIPDLKKILSGISTRQYIRLQRRGKQVRRHFEVNMFAKRYDVFHMILHSVWLRRLNMRLHGLEYL, encoded by the exons atgaagatttgTTCATCATGGTGTACTAAATCAGCATCAACAAaacttttatgtattatgattccatttattttaatttcaatttattttgcaTTTGGAAATTCAAAGAATTCATCTTTTTCAACTTCAACTTGGTTTTTCAATTCAG GAAAAAATATTTCCGGCGACGGCGGCGGTGAGCGGCCGGAGTTGGTGGCGGTCAACGGTGGCGCTGACCGTGAAGAAGCTATTTTGGAagattatagtttttttaatagtaGTAATAGTTTTTCTCCACTTACTGCTGAAGCTGATCAAGAATCTCAAGAAcaatttcaagaaaatcaa cAGGTTATTACACAAAAGAATGTAACTTTTAACATTTCATTGGAGAAACCACATGAGTTGTCATCTTTGAATGAAACTcatgcacttcaaattgaacccaaaatcaagaaaaagtttACTAATTTGGAGAAGTTAGAAGTCAAATTGGGAAAAGCTCGAGCCGCCATCAAAGAAGCTGCTACGTTTGGAAATCAAACGGATGATTCGGACTATGTTCCATCTGGTCCAATGTATTGGAATGCCAAAGCATTTCATAG GAGTTACTTGGAAATGGAAAAGGAATTGAAGGTATTCGTGTACGAAGAGGGAGAGCAGCCTATTTTTCACAATGGTCCGTGCAAAAGTATATACGCGATGGAGGGGAACTTTATTTATCAAATGGAGACGAGTAAATTCAGGACTAGAGACCCCGAGAAAGCTCATGTGTTCTTCTTACCTATCAGTGTGACATCGATAGTTCACTTCATATACGATAGAAACTCCAGAGGACATTGGGATCCGATGAGACAAACCGTTATGGATTACATCAATCTTGTTTCTGGGAAATATCCTTATTGGAATCGAAGCCTAGGCGCAGATCATTTCATGCTCGCGTGCCACGATTGG GGGCCTGAACTTTCAAAGTCTGTTCCTGAGCTATTCAAGAACTCAATTCGAGCGTTATGCAATGCTAATACCTCGGAAGGATTCAAGCCTTCCAAAGATGTATCCTTCCCAGAGATCCTCCTCCCGGGAGGTACGATGAATGGCCTGCTCGGTGGTCCTTCTCCATCACGTAGATCAATCTTGGCGTTCTTTGCTGGAGGGCTTCATGGACCTATACGTCCTATACTTCTCGAGCATTGGGAAAACAAAGACGATGACATCCAAGTCCATAAGTACCTACCAAAAGGCGTCTCATACTATGGCATGCTAAGAAACAGTAAGTTTTGCCTTTGTCCTAGTGGTTATGAAGTCGCGAGTCCACGAATGGTTGAAGCACTCTACACGGGATGTGTCCCCGTCCTCCTTAAGGACCATTACGTGCCACCATTTAGCGATGTTTTGAACTGGAAATCGTTCTCAGTTGAAGTCCCCGTTGATCGAATCCCCGACTTGAAGAAAATTCTGTCTGGGATTTCAACAAGGCAATATATAAGGTTGCAAAGAAGAGGTAAACAAGTTAGGAGACATTTTGAAGTTAATATGTTTGCAAAAAGATATGATGTTTTTCATATGATACTTCATTCTGTTTGGCTTAGAAGATTGAATATGAGACTTCATGGTCTTGAATATTTGTGA